One stretch of Anguilla anguilla isolate fAngAng1 chromosome 5, fAngAng1.pri, whole genome shotgun sequence DNA includes these proteins:
- the dpep1 gene encoding dipeptidase 1 → MADMLRCLALLVAFCSVPPRAAADPLRDRALELMAETPLIDGHNDLPWQMKTLFNNQLNTVDLNTLANTHTNIPKIREGRLAGQFWAAYVPCGTQYKDAVRQTLDQIDLIHRMCQKYPESFMFASSSQDIVEAFKQNRTASLIGVEGGHSIDSSLGTLRTMYQLGVRYLTLTHSCNTPWADNWLVDTPSESPEHNGLSDFGVQVIQEMNRIGMMVDLAHVSEKVMDQVLNQSRAPVIFSHSSAYTLCQHKRNVPDRILKKVRDKKGIVMVNFYNDYVTCSETANLSQVADHFDHIKNVAGPSVIGFGGDYDGVTRVPQGLEDVSKYPDLVAELLRRGWNDSEVKAALGENLLRVFREVEKVRDSLNGSWPDDVPVPLEQVQNPCRTSYGYAPAASGAVAASLGPVLLSLAVLLPRCY, encoded by the exons ATGGCGGACATGTTGCGATGCCTGGCGCTGCTGGTTGCGTTCTGCTCTGTCCCTCCGCGGGCCGCTGCGGACCCTCTCAGAGACAGAGCGCTGGAGCTGATGGCCGAAACGCCTTTGATTGACGG ACACAATGACTTGCCCTGGCAGATGAAGACGCTGTTCAACAACCAGCTGAATACCGTGGACCTGAACACCCTCGCAAACACGCACACCAACATTCCCAAAATAAGAGAGGGTCGTCTGGCAGGACag TTCTGGGCAGCCTATGTACCATGTGGAACGCAGTACAAGGATGCTGTTCGGCAGACACTAGACCAGATTGACCTTATCCACAGAATGTGCCAGAAATACCCAGAATCCTTCATGTTTGCCTCCAGCAGCCAAG ACATTGTAGAAGCCTTTAAGCAGAACCGGACAGCCAGCCTGATAGGGGTGGAGGGCGGGCACTCCATCGACAGCAGTTTGGGGACCCTGCGTACCATGTACCAGCTGGGAGTGCGCTACCTCACCCTCACGCACAGCTGCAACACGCCCTG GGCAGATAACTGGTTGGTCGATACGCCATCAGAATCCCCCGAGCACAATGGCTTGTCTGACTTCGGAGTG CAAGTGATACAGGAAATGAATCGGATAGGGATGATGGTGGACCTGGCGCACGTGTCAGAGAAGGTGATGGACCAAGTGCTGAACCAATCCCGCGCCCCGGTCATCTTCAGCCACTCCTCCGCCTACACGCTGTGCCAGCACAAGAGGAACGTCCCAGACCGTATCCTCAAAAAAGTG CGAGACAAAAAAGGGATCGTCATGGTGAACTTCTATAACGACTACGTCACATGCAGCGAGACAGCCAACCTCTCACAAGTTGCAG ATCACTTCGACCACATCAAGAATGTGGCCGGTCCCAGTGTCATTGGCTTTGGAGGAGATTACGATGGAGTGACCAG AGTGCCCCAGGGGCTGGAGGACGTCTCTAAGTACCCAGACCTGGTGGCGGAGCTGCTGCGGCGGGGGTGGAATGACAGTGAAGTTAAAGCCGCCCTGGGAGAGAACCTGCTCAGGGTCTTTAGAGAGGTGGAAAAG GTGCGGGACTCGCTGAACGGCAGCTGGCCGGACGACGTGCCCGTCCCGCTCGAGCAGGTGCAGAACCCCTGCAGAACCAGCTACGGCTACGCCCCGGCAGCCAGCGGCGCGGTCGCGGCGTCTCTAGGGCCGGTGCTCCTGAGCCTGGCGGTGCTGCTGCCCCGCTGCTACTAG